Proteins encoded within one genomic window of Triticum aestivum cultivar Chinese Spring chromosome 2D, IWGSC CS RefSeq v2.1, whole genome shotgun sequence:
- the LOC123048193 gene encoding G-type lectin S-receptor-like serine/threonine-protein kinase At2g19130, with protein sequence MPALYTLLLLLLVSSFHAPPCSSTTSHDTLTAGQTLAVGDKLVSSNGKFALGFFQPAARTTISKSDTTTSPNWYLGIWFDKIPVFTTVWVGNREKPIPGPELHLTHLKISSDGNLAIVNHAGTESVLWSTHIINRTQTNINTSSTAVLLNSGNLVLTEGPSSGLPLWQSFDYPTDVLLPGAKGGRNKITGLSRLGISKKSLIDPGLGSYTLEVATSGIIMKRRNPSVVYWNWEYGTSQMSKLLPVIMMVLNSDSRTKGLINVTYVDSNEEEYYMYTSPEESSSTLSLDISGQIKLNIWSEAEQSWQTVQSKPIDPCTPTATCGPFTVCNGTARGNARPFCDCMESFSQKSPTNWYLDDRTGGCIRNTPLHCPSNKTSSTDMFHPIAHVTLPYNPKSIQNITTQRKCEEACRGSCSCTAYSYNNNMCSVWHGELLSVNLNDGIEIFAEDVIYLRLAANDFPSLSKNKRKLSVGVVIAASIISFALIMLVMLLVVQRNKFKWCCSPLYDNQGCGGIIAFRYTDLVHATKNFSEKLGGGGFGSVYKGVLSGSTPIAVKRLDGARQGEKQFRAEVSSLGLIQHINLVKLIGFCCEGHNRLLVYEHMLNGSLDGHLFKSNFGVLSWSTRYQIALGVARGLFYLHQSCHKCIIHCDIKPENILLDASFAPKVADFGLATFLGRNFSRILTTFRGTVGYLAPEWLSGVAVTPKIDVYSFGMVLLEIVSGRRNSGEEYTSKSYRVEYFPVQVVNKLHEGDVGSLVDPQLHGDFNTVQVERVCKVACWCIQDNEFDRPAMDEVVRVLEGLQEIDMPPMPRLLAAITEHSDTTSM encoded by the coding sequence ATGCCTGCCCTCTACACATTACTCCTACTTCTCCTCGTCTCCTCCTTCCACGCTCCTCCATGTTCCTCTACAACTTCACATGATACTCTCACGGCAGGCCAAACGCTTGCCGTCGGCGACAAGCTTGTCTCAAGCAACGGCAAGTTCGCGCTCGGCTTCTTCCAGCCTGCAGCACGCACCACCATCAGTAAGTCCGACACCACCACCTCCCCTAACTGGTACCTTGGCATATGGTTCGATAAGATTCCGGTTTTCACTACTGTCTGGGTTGGTAATAGAGAGAAGCCAATACCCGGCCCCGAGCTCCACCTAACACACCTCAAAATCTCTAGCGATGGCAATCTTGCCATCGTGAACCATGCCGGTACCGAGTCTGTACTCTGGTCCACTCACATCATCAATAGAACACAAACCAACATAAACACCAGTAGTACCGCCGTTCTCTTGAACAGCGGAAACCTTGTCCTCACAGAAGGCCCATCATCTGGTCTGCCGTTGTGGCAGAGTTTCGACTACCCAACAGATGTTCTGCTTCCTGGTGCCAAGGGAGGCCGGAACAAGATCACCGGTTTGAGTAGATTGGGCATCTCTAAGAAGAGCCTGATTGATCCAGGTCTCGGCTCATACACCCTTGAAGTAGCCACCAGTGGGATCATCATGAAGCGCCGAAATCCCTCAGTAGTGTACTGGAATTGGGAATATGGAACATCACAAATGTCCAAACTTTTACCAGTAAttatgatggttctaaattccgaTTCACGGACCAAAGGTTTGATTAACGTAACATACGTTGATAGCAACGAAGAGGAGTACTACATGTACACTTCACCTGAAGAATCATCTTCCACATTATCACTAGACATCTCTGGCCAGATCAAGCTGAATATATGGTCGGAAGCCGAACAGTCTTGGCAAACCGTACAATCCAAACCTATTGATCCCTGCACTCCTACGGCTACCTGCGGACCTTTCACGGTCTGCAATGGCACTGCACGTGGTAACGCACGTCCATTCTGTGATTGTATGGAGAGCTTCTCTCAGAAGTCACCAACGAATTGGTACCTTGATGATCGGACAGGAGGATGCATCAGAAATACACCATTACATTGCCCTAGCAACAAGACAAGTTCAACAGACATGTTCCACCCTATTGCTCATGTTACATTGCCCTACAATCCAAAAAGCATACAAAATATTACCACTCAGAGAAAATGTGAAGAAGCTTGTCGAGGTTCTTGCTCCTGCACTGCTTATTCCTATAACAATAACATGTGCTCTGTCTGGCATGGGGAATTGCTTAGCGTAAATCTGAATGATGGCATTGAAATTTTTGCTGAAGATGTTATTTACCTTCGCCTTGCGGCCAATGACTTTCCAAGTCtgagcaaaaacaaaagaaaactaagcgTTGGAGTTGTTATTGCTGCAAGCATTATTAGCTTTGCTTTAATAATGCTCGTGATGTTGTTAGTGGTTCAGAGGAACAAATTCAAGTGGTGTTGTTCTCCATTATACGATAACCAAGGTTGTGGTGGGATTATTGCCTTTAGATACACCGATTTAGTTCATGCTACAAAGAACTTCTCTGAAAAGCTGGGAGGAGGTGGTTTTGGCTCTGTTTATAAGGGAGTGTTAAGTGGATCGACTCCGATAGCGGTGAAAAGGCTTGATGGTGCTCGCCAGGGAGAGAAGCAATTTAGGGCTGAGGTGAGCTCACTTGGACTGATCCAACATATCAATCTAGTCAAATTGATTGGTTTCTGCTGTGAAGGACATAATAGGTTGCTTGTCTATGAACATATGCTAAATGGCTCTCTTGATGGTCATCTATTTAAGAGCAATTTTGGTGTGTTAAGTTGGAGTACCAGGTATCAAATAGCCCTAGGAGTTGCTAGAGGATTGTTCTACTTGCATCAGAGTTGCCACAAGTGCATCATACACTGTGATATTAAGCCAGAAAACATACTCCTCGATGCATCATTTGCTCCTAAAGTTGCGGACTTTGGGTTGGCAACGTTTTTGGGAAGAAATTTTAGTCGAATTCTGACTACATTCAGGGGAACTGTAGGTTATCTTGCCCCAGAGTGGCTTAGTGGAGTTGCTGTTACACCAAAAATTGATGTTTATAGCTTTGGCATGGTATTGTTGGAAATCGTGTCGGGAAGGAGAAATTCAGGTGAAGAATACACTAGCAAAAGTTATCGTGTTGAATATTTCCCTGTACAAGTCGTCAACAAGCTTCACGAAGGGGATGTGGGGAGTTTGGTGGATCCACAGTTACATGGTGACTTCAATACGGTACAAGTTGAAAGGGTCTGCAAAGTTGCATGTTGGTGCATTCAAGATAATGAGTTTGATCGGCCGGCGATGGATGAAGTGGTACGTGTTCTTGAGGGTCTACAGGAGATTGATATGCCCCCAATGCCAAGACTACTTGCAGCTATAACAGAACACTCTGATACAACTTCAATGTAA